The Falco rusticolus isolate bFalRus1 chromosome 5, bFalRus1.pri, whole genome shotgun sequence genome has a segment encoding these proteins:
- the KCNA7 gene encoding potassium voltage-gated channel subfamily A member 7, which produces MGDSRFGAPSSPSIPLPGDPPGMGELVGCCERVAINVAGRRFETLGRTLLRFPDTLLGDPRRCRRYFDPQRREYFFDRHRGAFGAVLYYYQSGGRLRRPPDVPLDVFLEELRFYQLGAEAEGRLREAEGFGVEVAQPLPRGRLQRRAWLLCEHPESSPAARAVAFFSVLIILISIVVFCLETLPQFRAGGEGSAQPPAPTSTNVSASSPPSPRGGLTDPFFVVETICICWFSLELLVRLLASPSKAAFFRNAMNLIDLVAIAPYFIALGTELAQQRGIGQPAMSLAILRVIRLVRVFRVFKLSRHSTGLQILGQTLRASMRELGLLIFFLLIGIVLFSSAVYFAEAEDPSTSFTSIPQAFWWAVVTMTTVGYGDMAPVTVGGKLVGSLCAIAGVLTISLPVPVIVSNFSYFYRRELRGEEGGE; this is translated from the exons aTGGGGGACAGCAGGTTTGGGG CTCCATcctccccctccatccccctccccggggaccccccgggcatgggggagctggtgggctGCTGCGAACGGGTGGCCATCAACGTGGCAGGACGTCGCTTCGAAACCTTGGGGCGCACCCTCCTGCGGTTCCCCGACACCCTCCTGGGCGacccccgccgctgccggcgCTACTTCGACCCCCAGCGCCGCGAGTACTTCTTCGACCGCCACCGTGGAGCCTTTGGCGCCGTCCTCTACTACTACCAGTCTGGGGGGCGCCTCCGCCGCCCCCCTGATGTCCCCTTGGACGTCTTCTTGGAAGAGTTGCGCTTCTACCAGTTGGGTGCTGAAGCCGAGGGAAGGCTCCGCGAGGCCGAAGGCTTCGGTGTGGAGGTGGCCCAACCCTTGCCCAGGGGCCGGTTGCAGCGACGCGCCTGGTTGTTGTGTGAGCACCCCGAGAGCTCGCCAGCCGCCCGCGCCGTGGCCTTCTTCTCCGTCCTCATCATCCTCATCTCCATCGTGGTCTTCTGCTTGGAGACCCTGCCACAGTTCCGGGCCGGAGGGGAGGGGTCTGCTCAG CCCCCAGCGCCCACCTCCACCAACGTCAGCGCTTCCTCCCCACCATCGCCCCGCGGCGGCCTGACTGATCCTTTCTTTGTGGTGGAAACTATCTGCATCTGCTGGTTCTCCTTGGAGCTCTTGGTGCGCCTCCTGGCCAGCCCCAGCAAGGCCGCCTTCTTCCGCAACGCCATGAACCTCATCGACCTGGTGGCCATCGCTCCCTACTTCATCGCCCTGGGCACGGAGCTGGCGCAGCAGCGAGGCATCGGCCAGCCCGCCATGTCCCTCGCCATCCTCCGCGTCATCCGCTTGGTGCGGGTGTTCCGGGTGTTCAAGCTGTCCCGCCATTCCACCGGGCTGCAGATCTTAGGGCAAACCCTGCGCGCCAGcatgagggagctggggctgctcatcttcttcctcctcatcgGCATTGTCCTCTTCTCCAGCGCCGTCTACTTCGCGGAGGCCGAAGACCCTTCCACCTCCTTCACCTCCATCCCGCAGGCCTTCTGGTGGGCTGTGGTCACCATGACCACAGTGGGCTACGGGGACATGGCCCCCGTCACCGTGGGGGGGAAGCTGGTGGGGTCCCTCTGCGCCATCGCCGGGGTCCTCACCATCTCCCTGCCCGTCCCCGTCATCGTCTCCAACTTCAGCTACTTCTACCGGCGGGAGCtgaggggggaggaagggggcgag
- the LOC119148437 gene encoding LOW QUALITY PROTEIN: bifunctional polynucleotide phosphatase/kinase (The sequence of the model RefSeq protein was modified relative to this genomic sequence to represent the inferred CDS: deleted 1 base in 1 codon), with product MRAELRGAGGPVSLPDGRVVLLGRGPLTGLTDRKCSRGQVEIVANYTEGTALVIQRGVNPTSVEGVALGRGGSRHPAPGQTLCLVNGLYPYQLHFEGSPRAPKRPASPPPSPPAPRRGPLKSLTPTRGAWDQHGSLLIFTAPGILPSAQIAGFDLDGTLITTKSGKVFPTSPEDWRILYPEIPKKLKQLHNDGYKLVIFTNQLGISRGRLRPHDFKAKVEAVTERLGVPFQVLVATGPGIYRKPVLGMWDHLCEEANEDVTVSVPDSFYVGDAAGRPPNWAPGRKKKDFSCSDRLFALNAELRFHTPEEFFLGWAPAPFNLPTFDPRHYDPEAPLYDPPDAPLVSTSPEVVVAVGFPGAGKSTFLKTHFIPAGYAYVNRDTLGSWQRCVAACEAALAQGHPVAVDNTNPDPESRQRYVDCARAAAVPCRCLHFTASLEQARHNCRFRDMTESGHVPVTDVVLHGYKSRFIAPSPAEGFTQVLRVPFVPRFGDPSDPRRRRLFHQFSDG from the exons ATGCGGGCGGAGCTGCGCGGCGCGGGCGGGCCGGTGTCGCTGCCCGATGGCCGGGTCGTGCTGCTGGGCCGGGGGCCACTCACCGGCCTCACCGACCGCAAGTGCTCCCGCGGGCAGG TGGAGATTGTGGCCAACTACACCGAGGGCACAGCGCTTGTCATCcag cgaGGTGTGAACCCAACTTCTGTGGAGGGCGTAGCCCTGGGACGGGGGGGGTCGCGCCACCCTGCG CCCGGGCAGACCCTCTGCTTGGTGAACGGGCTCTACCCCTACCAGCTGCACTTCGAGGGGTCCCCCCGAGCACCCAAACGTCCTGCCAgtccccccccatccccccccgcACCACGAAGGGGCCCCCTCAAATCCCTGACACCCACCCGCGGTGCCTGGGACCAGCACGGCTCCCTCCTCATCTTCACTGCCCCTGGCATCCTGCCCAGCGCTCAG aTTGCTGGGTTTGACCTGGATGGGACGCTCATCACCACCAAGTCGGGGAAGGTGTTTCCCACTAGCCCTGAGGACTGGAG GATTTTGTACCCAGAGATTCCCAAGAAGCTGAAGCAGCTGCACAACGATGGGTATAAA ctcgTCATCTTCACCAACCAGCTGGGCATCTCCCGCGGCCGCCTGCGGCCCCACGACTTCAAGGCCAAGGTGGAGGCAGTGACGGAGCGGCTGGGGGTGCCCTTCCAG GTGCTGGTGGCGACGGGGCCGGGGATCTATCGGAAACCCGTGCTCGGGATGTGGGATCATCTCTGTGAGGAG GCAAATGAGGACGTGACGGTATCGGTGCCTGACAGCTTCTACGTGGGGG ATGCTGCTGGGCGCCCCCCAAACTGGGCCCCTGGGCGCAAGAAGAAGGATTTCTCCTGCAGCGACCGGCTG TTTGCCCTCAACGCAGAGCTGCGCTTCCACACGCCGGAGGAATTCTTCCTGGGCTGGGCACCTGCGCCCTTCAACCTGCCGACCTTTGACCCC CGCCACTATGACCCTGAGGCTCCGCTCTACGACCCCCCAGATGCCCCCCTGGTCTCCACCAGCCCCGAGGTGGTGGTGGCCGTCGGGTTCCCTGGAG CCGGCAAGTCAACCTTCCTGAAGACCCACTTCATCCCGGCAGGCTATGCCTACGTCAACCGG GACACACTGGGCTCCTGGCAGCGATGCGTGGCCGCCTGCGAGGCTGCCCTGGCCCAGGGCCACCCTGTGGCTGTCGACAACACCAACCCCGACCCCGAATCGCGACAGCG gtACGTGGACTGTGCCCGCGCCGCTGCTGTCCCCTGTCGCTGCCTCCACTTCACCGCCAGCCTGGAGCAGGCGCGACACAACTGCCGG tttCGGGATATGACGGAGAGCGGCCATGTCCCTGTCACCGATGTCGTCCTGCACGGCTACAA gaGCCGCTTTAttgccccctcccccgccgaGGGCTTCACCCAGGTCCTGCGTGTCCCCTTCGTCCCCCGGTTCGGGGACCCCAGCGacccccggcgccgccgcctcTTCCACCAGTTCAGCGACGGATGa